Proteins encoded together in one Lathyrus oleraceus cultivar Zhongwan6 chromosome 5, CAAS_Psat_ZW6_1.0, whole genome shotgun sequence window:
- the LOC127080268 gene encoding uncharacterized protein LOC127080268, with translation MGGSKASSTSEVGNGLPRCGCNETMKLLVSKSIENPGRKFWKCRNNMNGCGLFLWDDLVSEFAVKETNPSGCRQCEVNKAYLIEFAKEIVEEIDCRVGKLNKLEKLKKKIAMEKRKNLWLMFVIGLSWMLIAAMVKLV, from the exons ATGGGTGGCAGCAAGGCATCTTCCACGAGTGAAGTTGGAAACGGCTTACCAAGATGTGGATGCAATGAAACCATGAAGTTGTTGGTCTCCAAGTCAATTGAAAACCCCGGTCGCAAATTTTGGAAATGCAGGAATAATATG AATGGGTGCGGTTTATTTTTGTGGGATGATTTGGTCAGTGAGTTTGCAGTGAAAGAAACCAATCCGTCCGGATGCCGCCAATGTGAAGTCAACAAGGcttatttgattgaatttgcTAAAGAGATTGTTGAGGAGATAGATTGCAGAGTCGGAAAGCTTAACAAGTTAGAAAAACTGAAGAAAAAGATTGCAATGGAAAAGAGGAAAAATTTATGGTTAATGTTTGTAATTGGTCTGTCATGGATGTTGATAGCAGCAATGGTTAAGTTAGTCTAA
- the LOC127080269 gene encoding uncharacterized protein LOC127080269, giving the protein MEFNTLDDFRAAIREWSVLNGREISFVKNEGDRVRVVCKHKCGFLVLCSKVGHKETFAIKTLVHKHTCARVLNNKSASSKWVAKHVVKRMQTSDTVRIRDIIQDMRQTYSVGITVAKAWRAKLIAKKIIEGDADNQYASIWRYAEELRRVNHGNTVKINVERPSPSIQPRFGSFYFCFDGCKKGFIHGCRPFVGVDGCHLKTKYGGQLLIAVGRDANDQYFPLAFGVVENETKESWRWFIQLLMEDIGQDRRYVFIPDQQKGLVAVFEELSDTIEHRLCLRHLYANFKKRFGGGALIRDLMMGAAKATYYQAWVQKMNELKNADPNAWTWLMAVPTKSWCKHAFSFYPKCDTLMNNISESFNATILAARDKPILTMCEWIRKYLMNRLSTSASKLENWPHKVMPIPRRRLDNEVFRSGHWLPTWSIAETFQVTHSYNTHEFIVDIAKRSCSCNFWELVGIPCRHVVAALSYRKQNPDEFVDACYTREKFALCYGFSVSPINGQDMWPEVEMEPPLPPAYKNGPGRPKKIRIRESGEDGARKRRSGVAYKCTKCDNFGHNAMTCKATTQDPNALKRKRKPKKGHVPTATDMPTANDMPTASDMPAPTATDMTVPTNVPVPTATDMPAPTATDMTVPTNVPVPTASDMPAPTAIDMTVPTNVPVPTDPQPPTDMPVPTIMSQTGSSVAASITKQSRKRVEKKPIIKRRQRPKEKAKVFNYIHLEFCTEKFSDDFAILLFHYDITFFCHYW; this is encoded by the exons ATGGAATTCAACACACTTGATGACTTTAGGGCAGCTATCCGTGAGTGGTCAGTGCTTAATGGGAGGGAAATTTCTTTTGTGAAAAATGAGGGAGATAGGGTAAGGGTGGTGTGTAAGCATAAATGTGGGTTTTTAGTCTTATGCTCTAAGGTGGGCCACAAGGAGACTTTTGCTATAAAAACACTTGTACATAAGCACACATGTGCTAGGGTTTTGAACAACAAGTCTGCTAGCTCAAAGTGGGTGGCCAAGCATGTGGTAAAGAGGATGCAAACTTCTGATACAGTCAGGATAAGAGACATCATCCAAGATATGAGGCAAACATATTCTGTGGGTATTACTGTTGCAAAAGCATGGAGGGCTAAGCTAATTGCCAAGAAGATAATTGAAGGTGATGCTGACAATCAGTATGCTTCCATATGGAGGTATGCAGAAGAACTAAGAAGGGTAAACCATGGCAACACTGTGAAGATAAATGTAGAAAGACCTAGTCCATCCATACAACCAAGGTTTGGGTcattttatttctgttttgatggCTGTAAGAAAGGCTTTATTCATGGATGCAGACCATTTGTGGGGGTTGATGGATGTCACTTAAAGACCAAGTATGGTGGACAGTTACTTATTGCTGTAGGCAGGGATGCTAATGATCAATACTTCCCTTTGGCATTTGGTGTGGTTGAAAATGAAACAAAGGAGAGTTGGAGATGGTTTATACAACTACTAATGGAGGACATTGGTCAGGATAGAAGATATGTATTTATCCCTGATCAACAGAAG GGACTTGTGGCTGTATTTGAAGAATTGTCTGATACTATTGAGCATAGATTATGTCTTAGGCACTTGTATGCTAATTTCAAGAAAAGGTTTGGTGGAGGAGCCCTTATTAGAGATTTAATGATGGGAGCTGCTAAAGCCACATACTATCAGGCATGGGTCCAAAAGATGAATGAATTGAAGAATGCAGATCCCAATGCTTGGACTTGGTTGATGGCTGTTCCTACCAAAAGCTGGTGTAAGCATGCCTTTTCTTTTTACCCTAAATGTGATACATTGATGAATAATATCTCAGAGTCTTTTAATGCTACCATTCTAGCTGCTAGGGACAAACCTATACTCACAATGTGTGAGTGGATAAGAAAATATCTGATGAATAGGTTATCCACCTCTGCAAGTAAACTAGAAAATTGGCCACATAAGGTGATGCCAATACCTAGGAGAAGGTTAGATAATGAGGTGTTCAGGAGTGGTCATTGGTTGCCAACATGGTCAATTGCTGAGACTTTTCAGGTTACACATAGTTACAACACACATGAATTTATTGTTGACATTGCTAAAAGGTCATGTAGTTGTAATTTTTGGGAATTAGTAGGAATTCCATGTAGGCATGTTGTAGCTGCTCTGAGTTATAGAAAGCAAAACCCTGATGAATTTGTTGATGCTTGTTACACAAGAGAAAAGTTTGCACTATGTTATGGATTTTCAGTAAGTCCAATCAATGGTCAAGATATGTGGCCAGAAGTTGAGATGGAACCACCTCTACCACCTGCATATAAAAATGGTCCTGGTAGACCTAAGAAGATTAGGATAAGAGAAAGTGGAGAGGATGGTGCAAGGAAGAGAAGATCTGGTGTTGCATATAAGTGCACCAAATGTGATAATTTTGGTCACAATGCTATGACTTGTAAGGCTACCACTCAGGATCCCAATGCACTTAAAAGAAAG AGAAAACCTAAAAAAGGACATGTGCCAACTGCAACTGATATGCCAACTGCAAATGATATGCCAACTGCATCTGATATGCCTGCCCCAACTGCAACTGATATGACTGTTCCAACAAATGTGCCTGTTCCAACTGCAACTGATATGCCTGCCCCAACTGCAACTGATATGACTGTTCCAACAAATGTGCCTGTTCCAACTGCATCTGATATGCCTGCCCCAACTGCAATTGATATGACTGTTCCAACAAATGTGCCTGTTCCAACTGATCCACAGCCTCCAACTGATATGCCTGTTCCAACTATTATGAGTCAAACAGGATCTAGTGTGGCTGCCTCAATCACAAAACAATCCAGAAAAAGGGTTGAAAAAAAACCTATCATCAAAAGAAGGCAAA GACCTAAAGAAAAAGCCAAAGTATTTAATTACATTCACCTTGAATTCTGCACTGAAAAA TTTTCTGatgattttgcaattttgctctTTCATTATGATATAACTTTTTTCTGTCATTATTGGTAG